Proteins from one Archocentrus centrarchus isolate MPI-CPG fArcCen1 chromosome 8, fArcCen1, whole genome shotgun sequence genomic window:
- the hspb9 gene encoding heat shock protein beta-9, giving the protein MSQHAALTSLFGDDPFFSQEQLLWPLNLGALSSLQRDFFNQRAKLADSLLRELHDGPQLLKLKHRVSDDEDQQRELSTTEAHKEVQQAKENNSDLLVTLDARGYAPSDITVKLEGRCLAVVAMKQAGAEESQSCSSSSSCASFCSSASSQAGFVQKIDLPPHLDLSGLSCSLMDNGQLRIHAPVAKQAVGEEQQVPIRFKTSLEFPIKKDNTEEEQGD; this is encoded by the exons ATGTCCCAGCACGCAGCTTTGACCAGCTTATTCGGCGATGACCCTTTCTTCAGCCAGGAGCAGCTGCTGTGGCCGCTGAATCTTGGGGCCCTGTCATCCCTCCAGCGAGACTTCTTCAACCAGAGAGCCAAGCTGGCTGATAGCCTCCTGAGGGAGCTCCATGATGGACCCCAGCTGCTCAAACTCAAGCACAG GGTGAGTGATGATGAAGACCAGCAGAGAGAGCTTTCCACCACAGAGGCACACAAGGAAGTACAGCAGGCCAAAGAAAACAACAGTGACCTCCTGGTGACCCTAGACGCCCGTGGTTACGCCCCCAGTGACATCACTGTCAAGCTGGAAGGCCGGTGTCTGGCGGTTGTGGCCATGAAGCAGGCTGGAGCAGAAGAGAGCCagtcctgctcctcctcatcctcttgcGCCTCCTTCTGCTCCTCTGCCTCTTCTCAGGCAGGGTTCGTCCAGAAGATCGACCTGCCTCCTCACCTGGATCTGTCCGGCCTCTCCTGTTCCCTGATGGATAATGGACAGCTGCGTATCCATGCCCCGGTGGCCAAGCAAGCGGTCGGCGAGGAGCAGCAGGTACCCATTCGTTTCAAGACATCGCTGGAGTTTCCTATCAAAAAGGACAACACAGAGGAAGAACAAGGAGACTAA